In the Larus michahellis chromosome 6, bLarMic1.1, whole genome shotgun sequence genome, one interval contains:
- the DAW1 gene encoding dynein assembly factor with WD repeat domains 1 isoform X2, with amino-acid sequence MKLRRLLLRYYPPGIILEYVQGGEPKTRSIDLLDLRPDTDAIALVEEIGKGEPLITASCKEHIIHLVRRLQEKLEEKEDHKFYLFKVLRAHILPLTNVAFNKSGSRFITGSYDRTCKVWDTASGEELRTLEGHGNVVYAIAFNNPYGDKIATGSFDKTCKLWSTETGKCYHTFRGHSAEIVCLSFNLQSTLVATGSMDTTAKLWDIEKGEEVVTLSGHSAEIIALSFNTTGDRIITGSFDHTVAVWDVGTGRMLHTLIDHRGEISSAQFNWDCSLIVTGSMDKTCMLWNAMTGTHIATLTGHSDEILDVCFDYAGQRIATASADGSARVYNAETKECIAKLEGHGGEISKVCFNPKGNRILTASSDKTARLWDAATGHCLQILEGHTDEIFSCAFNYKGDIIITGSKDNTCRIWH; translated from the exons CACAGATGCCATAGCCTTAGTAGAAGAAATTGGAAAAGGAGAACCTCTCATCACAGCTTCATGTAAGGAACACATCATACATTTAGTACGAAGATTGCAAGAGAAGCTAGAGGAAAAAGAGGATCACAAATTCTATCTTTTTAAG GTACTTAGAGCACATATATTGCCACTGACTAATGTAGCATTTAACAAATCGGGTTCCCG cTTTATCACTGGAAGCTATGACAGAACCTGCAAAGTATGGGATACTGCATCAGGAGAAGAGCTACGTACGCTGGAGGGACACGGAAATGTTGTCTATGCAATAGCTTTCAATAATCCCTATGG TGACAAGATTGCCACTGGATCTTTTGATAAAACCTGCAAACTGTGGAgtacagaaacaggaaaatgttaTCATACTTTCAGAGGACATAGTGCAGAAATA GTATGTTTATCATTTAATCTTCAGAGCACATTGGTGGCAACTGGAAGCATGGATACCACTGCCAAATTATGGGATATCGAGAAAGGCGAAGAAGTAGTCACTCTAAGT GGGCACTCAGCAGAAATTATTGCATTGTCTTTCAACACCACCGGAGACAGGATTATCACTGGCTCCTTTGACCATACAGTAGCAGTGTGGGATGTTGGCACTGGCAG GATGTTACATACCTTAATAGATCACCGAGGAGAGATTAGCAGTGCACAGTTCAACTGGGACTGTTCTCTCATTGTCACTGGATCAATGGACAAAACATGCATG CTGTGGAATGCTATGACTGGGACACATATAGCAACGTTAACAGGTCACAGTGATGAAATACTGGATGTCTGCTTTGATTATGCTGGCCAACGTATTGCAACTGCCTCTGCTGACG GATCAGCAAGAGTCTATAATGCAGAAACAAAAGAGTGCATTGCAAAGCTAGAAGGGCATGGAGGTGAAATTTCAAAG gtatgtttCAACCCTAAAGGCAATCGTATACTAACAGCCAGTTCTGATAAAACAGCTCGACTCTGGGATGCTGCTACTGGACACTGCCTTCAGATATTAGAGGGTCATACTGATGAGATATTCTCCTGTGCTTTCAATTACAAGGGTGATATAATCATTACAG GGAGCAAGGATAACACCTGTAGAATATGGCACTGA
- the DAW1 gene encoding dynein assembly factor with WD repeat domains 1 isoform X3, producing MKLRRLLLRYYPPGIILEYVQGGEPKTRSIDLLDLRPDTDAIALVEEIGKGEPLITASCKEHIIHLVRRLQEKLEEKEDHKFYLFKVLRAHILPLTNVAFNKSGSRFITGSYDRTCKVWDTASGEELRTLEGHGNVVYAIAFNNPYGDKIATGSFDKTCKLWSTETGKCYHTFRGHSAEISTLVATGSMDTTAKLWDIEKGEEVVTLSGHSAEIIALSFNTTGDRIITGSFDHTVAVWDVGTGRMLHTLIDHRGEISSAQFNWDCSLIVTGSMDKTCMLWNAMTGTHIATLTGHSDEILDVCFDYAGQRIATASADGSARVYNAETKECIAKLEGHGGEISKVCFNPKGNRILTASSDKTARLWDAATGHCLQILEGHTDEIFSCAFNYKGDIIITGSKDNTCRIWH from the exons CACAGATGCCATAGCCTTAGTAGAAGAAATTGGAAAAGGAGAACCTCTCATCACAGCTTCATGTAAGGAACACATCATACATTTAGTACGAAGATTGCAAGAGAAGCTAGAGGAAAAAGAGGATCACAAATTCTATCTTTTTAAG GTACTTAGAGCACATATATTGCCACTGACTAATGTAGCATTTAACAAATCGGGTTCCCG cTTTATCACTGGAAGCTATGACAGAACCTGCAAAGTATGGGATACTGCATCAGGAGAAGAGCTACGTACGCTGGAGGGACACGGAAATGTTGTCTATGCAATAGCTTTCAATAATCCCTATGG TGACAAGATTGCCACTGGATCTTTTGATAAAACCTGCAAACTGTGGAgtacagaaacaggaaaatgttaTCATACTTTCAGAGGACATAGTGCAGAAATA AGCACATTGGTGGCAACTGGAAGCATGGATACCACTGCCAAATTATGGGATATCGAGAAAGGCGAAGAAGTAGTCACTCTAAGT GGGCACTCAGCAGAAATTATTGCATTGTCTTTCAACACCACCGGAGACAGGATTATCACTGGCTCCTTTGACCATACAGTAGCAGTGTGGGATGTTGGCACTGGCAG GATGTTACATACCTTAATAGATCACCGAGGAGAGATTAGCAGTGCACAGTTCAACTGGGACTGTTCTCTCATTGTCACTGGATCAATGGACAAAACATGCATG CTGTGGAATGCTATGACTGGGACACATATAGCAACGTTAACAGGTCACAGTGATGAAATACTGGATGTCTGCTTTGATTATGCTGGCCAACGTATTGCAACTGCCTCTGCTGACG GATCAGCAAGAGTCTATAATGCAGAAACAAAAGAGTGCATTGCAAAGCTAGAAGGGCATGGAGGTGAAATTTCAAAG gtatgtttCAACCCTAAAGGCAATCGTATACTAACAGCCAGTTCTGATAAAACAGCTCGACTCTGGGATGCTGCTACTGGACACTGCCTTCAGATATTAGAGGGTCATACTGATGAGATATTCTCCTGTGCTTTCAATTACAAGGGTGATATAATCATTACAG GGAGCAAGGATAACACCTGTAGAATATGGCACTGA